TTCTCCAGAAATTTGCACAAATACAGTTCTTTTGCGAGGGCCATCGAGTTCAAAAAACAAAACAGATTGCCACGTTCCTAAACCTAATTTACCATCCACAATAGGAATTACTTCACTAGTAGACAACATCATTGCCATTAAGTGAGAATGAGCATTAATTGGTTCGTCTTCTGGTACATCTCTCAAATGCAAATCATTATGCAAATAACGGTCTGACTCAGGCGCTAGTTTCTGCAAGAATACTTTGACATCCTCTAACAATCTGATTTCGTTTTCGTTGATAGCTAAAGCCGTTGTAGTGTGTCGAGAAAATACTAAAATTTGACCATTATTAATTGAAGTTGAAGTAATCAAATCTTGAATTTGTGGCGTAATATTATGAATATTAATTCCTGGTAAAGTTTCGAGATTAATTAAATTATTAATAATTGGCATTTTTCAATTTTTGGTTTTCAAGTTATGAAGATAAAAACAGCACATTAATTCAATTTAATATTACCCCACCTTCAAATATAAAAACTTAATTTTTCACTATCGTTTGCAAACCTTGTACTAATCTTTCTATCCCTTCTTTTACTGTATTTTTTTGCAAAGCACCATAAGCAACTCGCAAATAACATTTATTTTCCATGCCAAAGGTTGTACCAGGAATGACAGCCACTTTATGTTCTTGGATTAATCTTTCAACTAATTTAAATGCATCCATCTGGGTATGAACTTTGAGGAAAAAATAGAAAGCGCCATTGGCAGGAGTAATGCTACATAAGCCTTGTAGTTGATTGAGGGATGCAAGTACTAATTCTCGCACTTGGGCGATCGCACCAATATTTTCTCTTAAATATTCGTCTTTGGCTTGCAATGCCCCTAAAGCTGCATACTGAGAAACTACAGGTGGACAAATCAAAATCGTGTCCTGAACTTTTTTGACGGCGATAAGTAAGTGTTGAGGAATCACCATATAACCAATCCGCCAACTAGCAAAACCGTATGCTTTAGAAAGGCTATAAAGAGAAATTGTGTGTTCGTTACTGCCAGCAAATGCACCAGGAGAAACATGTTTTACCCCGTTATAGGTAAAGTATTCATAGGCTTCATCGCTAATATGATAAATATTGCGATCGCCACACATTTGATTGACTTGACGTAATGCAGCTTCAGAATAGACAACTCCAGTGGGATTATTCGGTGAAATTGTCACCACTGCGCGTGTTTTTGGGGTAATTGCTTGGGCAATAGCTTCAGGACGCAAC
Above is a window of Nostoc sp. UHCC 0702 DNA encoding:
- a CDS encoding YjbQ family protein encodes the protein MPIINNLINLETLPGINIHNITPQIQDLITSTSINNGQILVFSRHTTTALAINENEIRLLEDVKVFLQKLAPESDRYLHNDLHLRDVPEDEPINAHSHLMAMMLSTSEVIPIVDGKLGLGTWQSVLFFELDGPRKRTVFVQISGE
- a CDS encoding pyridoxal phosphate-dependent aminotransferase — protein: MTKLISRMQAVQSPIIPVVGELIKKSPGTISLGQGVVYYSPPPEAIELLPKFLAEQTNNLYKAVEGIPALLTALAVKLSDFNGIEINKGNCIVVTAGSNMAFMNAILAITSPGDEIILNTPYYFNHEMAIAMAGCRPILVETDENYQLRPEAIAQAITPKTRAVVTISPNNPTGVVYSEAALRQVNQMCGDRNIYHISDEAYEYFTYNGVKHVSPGAFAGSNEHTISLYSLSKAYGFASWRIGYMVIPQHLLIAVKKVQDTILICPPVVSQYAALGALQAKDEYLRENIGAIAQVRELVLASLNQLQGLCSITPANGAFYFFLKVHTQMDAFKLVERLIQEHKVAVIPGTTFGMENKCYLRVAYGALQKNTVKEGIERLVQGLQTIVKN